The genomic window ACGGGGACGCTGTTCCGCGCGTTTCGATACCAGCGAGCCCATGCAGTCTCTTCTCAGCTGGTTCAATACTGCGATCGGAAGAAAGAAGACTTCACCCGATGCAAGCATGACTTCGGCGGCCGTGAAATCGGTCTCCCCGAGTTTGGAAAGCTGAGTATGTATGGTTTGTCTTGCCGCTTCAGGGTTTCTCGCCTCTTCCTTCGCGTGCGCCAGATACGCTACGGCTTCAATCCCGTCCTCATCGATAGCACGGAGCTGAAAGCCCTTCTCGTTCTCTTCGAACAAGAGCCTGACAGCGATCTTTCTCGCCGACGTATCTGACTTAAGCTGCTGGATGAATTCATGGTCGAAGTTACGGTACAACACCACGCCGGGTTGAATCCCTTCCATGGAATCTGGGGCTACCCGGTTCCCATTTACGCTGTTAATCCGGACTCCCATGAGCTCATCATCATGATCGAAGAAACAGACACCGTCACCATTGTGCAGATCGCAGGACGCCTCCAGAACAAACGAGCCTTTGTCGGCGGATGTAATAGTCCCAACGAGTTTGCCCACTGATTTCGGTGTATGGAGGGAGACGATTTCGGGCCTGCGACCACGGATGAAATAGTCTGTGCTCCCGCGGCTGAATGTTTTTTCCGGATCGGCGTCGAAGAAAAAGGTCGTCTTGCCGGAGGACTGGCGAGACAGCGAGCCGCGTCCTTCAATGACTTCGTCCAGTTTGGAGCGGTAGAATGCCGTGATGTTCTTTACATACGAAGCCTCCTTCAGTCTGCCTTCGATCTTGAAGGAGGTCACTCCGGCATCCACAAGCTCAGTGAGGTAAGCTGACAAGTTGAGGTCTTTGAGCGAGAGTACGTGCTGGTTATCCGCAAGCACATTCCCGCGGCTGTCGGTCAACGTGTATGGGAGCCGGCACATCTGCCCGCATTCTCCCCGGTTCGCGCTCCTTCCCTGAGCCACCTGACTGAAATAGCAGAGTCCGCTAAGACTTACACAGAGCGCCCCATGAACAAAGAACTCCAGATCAATGGTTGTGGCTTTCCTGATGTCGCGGATTTGCTTGAGTGACAGCTCCCGTGCGAGGATGACACGCTGCAAGCCCACCTGTTCGAGGAAACGGATTTTCTCGACGTCGTAATTATGGGTCTGTGTGCTGGCGAAGAGAGGGATGGGGGGAAGACCGAGCTCCAGCAATCCCATGTCCTGAATGATGAGGGCGTCGGCGCCGCAATCGTGGAGTTGCTGTATGAGACTGCGGGCTTCTTCGAGCTCGTTGTCGTACAGGATCGTGTTGAGTGTGATATAGACACGCGCCCAGTACTTGTGGGCATAGGAAATCAGCTCGGCGATATCGCTCAAAGTATTGCCGGCGGCGGCACGTGCGCCGAATTTGGGCGCGCCGATGTAGACGGCGTCGGCGCCATGATTGACAGCAGCGCGACCGCACTCGAGGTCACGGGCGGGAGCCAGGAGCTCCAGGGGTATTCGAACAGCGCTCACGATTTCCTCCGTTTGTCCGCTGCACGATCAACACCGATGATCCGGACCGCCTTTCCCTCAATTCGATATTGAAATCTCCACCTCTTCACTGCAATCACCGCTGAGCCGTCGTCGATGATTTTGATCCTTCTATATACATGTGGATGTGGATCGTGCGATAGTATCCCGGTCAGGTAGCTTGTGAGTTCGCTGCTTTCGCTCTCCTTCAACCGGAGAAGCTGGTCCCGGACATCTTGTGAGAACGAGACCTGGAAAAGGGGTGCACTTTGCTCGTTTGATTCTTGAATCCATCCGGCGCGCGCTGCCGGTTGCGATTCGGCGTGTGGAAGGTACGGTTTGATGTCGAGGACCGGCGTTCCGTCAAGCATGTCAGGATTCTCAATTCGCACAGTTCGTCCCTTGATACTCAAGAGTCTGCAAAGAGACAAGCCGATGGGATTTGGACGGTGAGGCGTGCGGGTCGCGAAAAGGCCGCGTTTTGTCCTGCCTCCGTGAGGTGGAAGGACTTTCGGTTTCCAATTCTTGTTTTTGTGGAACCAGAAGAGCACCCAGATATAGTCGAAGCCCGAGAGATCTTCGAGGGCCTGTTCGAAATTGCAGCCCTCGTTGAGAGTGATGATTCCGACGGTGTTCTCCTTCGCCGTGGCAGGTTGTCGGGGCGCCCCGTACTTGGTTTTGAACGGAGTACGAATGACACCAATTGGCTTTGTCTGGAGTGTCGGCTGATGCATACAATCAAGATAAGAGAAAATGGTCTGGATATCGAGCCCTCAGCATATTCGTTACTCTGATCCTGAGAGTCGATTTGTCGTCTTTGGCGGGTCGTGGAATTTCAATGTTTCTTGCTTCCTGCTCAGGGTAGCGACTTGTTGCCTTTCTGTCTGAACTGCTGTAGCTTTGAGGTGCTCACTTTGGGCGAGAGTGAAAAACAACTGTGGTACACGGATTGTACAAATCGACGGAGGTGTTGCCGTGAAAAAGCCAGCGATTCCGGCCGCGCTACTGCTCACCCTGGCATGCCTTCTTACTACGAACGCAGGCGCAGGAGAACTTTCTACCGGAGCGGATAGTGTCCTGGTTGTGCGCGACAAGTGGGGGATTCCTCACATCATCGCTGGGAACGAGCAGTCGCTTTTCTATGGAGCGGGATTTGCTGCGGCTGAAGATCGGTTGTTGCAGATGGTTCTTGTCCGATATTCA from Ignavibacteriales bacterium includes these protein-coding regions:
- a CDS encoding U32 family peptidase, which encodes MSAVRIPLELLAPARDLECGRAAVNHGADAVYIGAPKFGARAAAGNTLSDIAELISYAHKYWARVYITLNTILYDNELEEARSLIQQLHDCGADALIIQDMGLLELGLPPIPLFASTQTHNYDVEKIRFLEQVGLQRVILARELSLKQIRDIRKATTIDLEFFVHGALCVSLSGLCYFSQVAQGRSANRGECGQMCRLPYTLTDSRGNVLADNQHVLSLKDLNLSAYLTELVDAGVTSFKIEGRLKEASYVKNITAFYRSKLDEVIEGRGSLSRQSSGKTTFFFDADPEKTFSRGSTDYFIRGRRPEIVSLHTPKSVGKLVGTITSADKGSFVLEASCDLHNGDGVCFFDHDDELMGVRINSVNGNRVAPDSMEGIQPGVVLYRNFDHEFIQQLKSDTSARKIAVRLLFEENEKGFQLRAIDEDGIEAVAYLAHAKEEARNPEAARQTIHTQLSKLGETDFTAAEVMLASGEVFFLPIAVLNQLRRDCMGSLVSKRAEQRPRLSLSIVPNDVPYPAQKLDYSANVVNEKAAQFYSRHGVKGIEKGVELQTDASGKVLMTTRHCLKYQFDLCRGERGSAEELFLSDGRTKYKLEFDCDNCVMKIISP
- the tsaA gene encoding tRNA (N6-threonylcarbamoyladenosine(37)-N6)-methyltransferase TrmO, yielding MHQPTLQTKPIGVIRTPFKTKYGAPRQPATAKENTVGIITLNEGCNFEQALEDLSGFDYIWVLFWFHKNKNWKPKVLPPHGGRTKRGLFATRTPHRPNPIGLSLCRLLSIKGRTVRIENPDMLDGTPVLDIKPYLPHAESQPAARAGWIQESNEQSAPLFQVSFSQDVRDQLLRLKESESSELTSYLTGILSHDPHPHVYRRIKIIDDGSAVIAVKRWRFQYRIEGKAVRIIGVDRAADKRRKS